aattgaaatttgcCCTAACATTAATCCCTTACCGTTCTTTTGTCTTCATCTCTACCCACATAAAAACAAAACCCAAACAGTGCTACTACAATCCAGCAAGAGACTGAGAGGGAAACAGAACAAATTCTAAACGCCATATTACTGGATGGTCCTTATCTCCGCTCGTACTTGTACCATTTTTGAGCTTTTACACTGGATACAAAGAGGGAGAGAGGAGGCTAGGGGACATCACACGATCCGGTCATAATCTTTTTATCGCTGTTGCCCCACGAGAAGAGAGAAAGGGGACGATCAATCATGCCATCGGGTGCGAAGAAGAGAAAAGCAGCTAAGAAAAAGAAGGAACAGCAGTCCATCAATAACAGCAACAATTCTTCTTCTGTCGACAATAGTAGCCCTCGAGGTAGTATTTTAAAGgccttcactttttttttttgggtacaaAGGACCCATCGCTGCAATCCAGTACTTGCCTATCTGTCACTTTATCATTCACTCGACTAGTATTTCTTTTAGACGTTTGATTTAGTGTGTGCTGTGAATCTGAGGCAGTGGCTATTTTTTAGGGAGCCCTGTTCTCCTTGCGTTTGATAAGATTCCTCACAGTTGGATTGATTTAATTTGCTTTGTTGATTTTTACCAATGGGTATTTGCTGATGACCCTTGTTTTGGTGATTTTCTTGTATTTATGGtggttttgcttttttttttttttttatcagttaGGATTAATGGGTGCTTGTTGATTTTTGGGAATAAACATTTTTTTGAGTCCTTTGTTTTGCTTgatttgatttgaattatgagctTTCCTTTAATAGCTACTTGCAAGTGAAAAATGACCCCCTCTCCTTTTTTCCAATCGATTGTGATTTGTGATTGATTATTCGTGTTTAATCATCTTAACTATCTTTACTCAGCCGCATTTGCAACCCTGGCCTAGTGATTAATTTGGGGTAATTGGTATTTGTTAATCTCCCTGGCTTGACGAGACTTTTCCTTAGAATTCTTTTACTTAGTACCTCCTACTTTACTCAATataaatattcacaagtataattggAATTTCTTAGTTCCTGTTCTTAGAAGTTTGTTGAAACTCTTTTCCTTCTCACGAATTTGTTGTgtttttgatcaaatggtattaggAAATGATGATCCAAAAAGCCAGGATGAGAGGGAGAGCGATGGTGGTGAGGTTGGTTCCCCTGCATCACGGGAACACAATAGTGAGCAGCATTCATTTAATGAGGAGAATGAAGAATCTGAGAAGACAGACTCATCGTCATTTGCCTCTGAATGCAAGCCTGTTGAGGGAGTCGCTAAGGATGCAGAAGGAAGCCAAAAAGTTGGAGTAGAGGATGACACTGTTGTTACAACTGAGAGAGAACTGAACCGTGAACAGTATATGGAGAGTAAAGAAGTTAGCGTGGAGCATGTTGAGTCTGCAAAGGAGTCGCATGATGGAGATGACAAAAGCTCTAGCAATAGTAGTTCTGATGATGAGTCTCGAGTTTTTGACATGAAATGGAAGGAGGAAGCCCATAATTCAGCTTCCGGTAACATGGaaaaggtatttcctgaagaggaGACACAGGTTTTGGAAATTGAAAAATCAATTAAGGAAGCAACTGGTAATTCTGTTGCAGATACTGCCCATACTGTTGTTTTGGTTACACCTGTGGTGCCTCTGTCTGATGTGGCAAAACATGTGATGGAAGGTGTTGAAGTTGAGAATTCAGAGGTTCTGTGTGTTGTTGAACCAGGGTTAAAAGAAAATGAGGATAAATTGCTACTGGAGTCCAGTGATGTTGTATCTAGTTTGGTACCAAAGAAAAATAAGGATAGCTTTTTCTCCCTTTTGGATGAAAATGTTGGGCCATCAACAAATGTTGTTAGTTCTACTGTAAATGGAAATGAGAATAAGGTATTGACATCGCCAGGTGCTCATAGTTCTGAAACTAGCATTTATGCAGAAAATGTCAATGACTTAGGGACTTTGAATGGTACTGTAATTGGAAATGAGGCTAAGACGTTAACATCATCAGGGACTTGCACTTCTGAAACTAGTAATGAAACCAATAATACCAAAGATACAAGGATTTCTGAGTATACTGAAACCCAGGTATTGCCTCTGCCCTTGCTCTTCTTCGGTTATATCATAATTTTTCTTAGTTTGAATTGTTCCATTGATGACAACTGTTTTGCTTCTCCAAATTGGTATGCAGCCTCTTGTACCTCCAGCTGCACAAGTATCACAGAGAACCTCCTGGACAAGTTGCTGTGGTTTATTTGATGTTTTTACTGGCTCCAACAGATAATTTCAGGTTAGGATTATCTATCAATTTATGTGCATCAAAAACCATCCTTTCATTTTTGCATGACTTGTTTAGTTTTGAGAGTATGTGATTATTCAAGTACTGGGATTGGTTGATGTCCACTGCATAATCTTGTATACTAGGTTATAAATTTTGCAGATACTTTATGCTTCTTGTTCTTTTCTTTCGTACCTTGTTAAAGATGcaagaattttaattttatttaccaCCTGCTTTGTTGGTATTCAATTGCTTAGTAATGTTAATTTTGCAAATcatcatttaaatttcatgattgTTTAATGTCACATAAGATGTTATGGTATTGCAAGTAACTCTGGCCTAGTTTTCATTGTTTTGTGGTTGTCACTGTTGACCATCCTTCGTGGCACTTCCCTCAACTCAATCCTTTTCTGTCACAACTGTGTTGTATGGGCTGCCTGGTCAGTTCGAAAATGATGTTGAGGGCCATTTGTCACCATATATTCAATTATGCagctttcacaatttttttttttttggcttttctCCTTTAAGAGTTATTGAAGAAGTAGACTCCTCTTCGCTTTTCTATTTATTATTGCTTAAATTTGCTTCAAAAATCATCTAAGCTCTAAAGGGGTAATGATGTCTTGGATTTATCATTATTTGCATAGGGCATAGGTGAACAATGAGTGAATATGCTCCAGTTCTGAGATCTTTTCATTCTCCTCATATTACATATTGCCTgtgttctttttaattttttatatgctATGTATTAATTTCCTTATCCTTTTTATATGATAACAATTGTGCTTATCTAAAAAGAAATCATTTGGATTGAATCACGTGTTAACATCCTCTATAAATTTGCTTTTGATGCAGAAACAGAGCATGCTAGTGCTCCAATGGACTGATAAGTTCATGAAACTTGAGAAGGATTTAGCTAGTAGAAGTTTGTAGTAGCTCAGATTGGAGTCTTGTCAAAAAGTTTTCCCTATAAATAATGGGCAAGAAACCTGGATAGACATACAATTATCGTACACTGCAAATAGTGATATTGTCATCATTGGTCGGCTGCTTGGTTTACTGTGcttaattttcttttctattgATTTTCCGTGTGTTTATAGACAGCGTGTTGTACGTATTTCGTTTTGCATTTCAGGCGGATGTATGGCTTCAAAACTAACACTTTTAGTATGAGATCAATGTTGTCTCTTGATTATTGCAAATTTCAGTGGCATCAGTTGAAGTTGTGGACTGATTATTGCACTTTTTTAATCTACTGGATACGTAATCTACAATATATTGTGTTAAGAGATGGATTACGAATGTTTTTATGTTTGCTTTCTTTTTTCAAGCATTGAATTATGAGAGCTGGACAGCACAacagactaatgaaatgaatgttTTAGTTAGTATACTAAACGAGGGGATGCTTTCATAAATTATAATCCTCATTGATAAAAGTGAGGAGCACAAATGGACAGGAGGCGGTTGTAGATAATACATATTTTGATGAGGTCTGATGGCTCTGATACGTTACCTGATTTAATAAATCATTTATTAACCAAGGAATCAGTGCTGCTAGTCGATACATAAGTCTGGAGATTTGAATGGTTGTACAAATGGTAATACTATCTTTGGTTAAGGTGCTTTTGGGCATTAGTAGTTATCAGTTGTTAACCGAAAGTAATATCTAAACGCTATGCCACCACAAAAAATATAAGTAAAGAAGATGGTGTTTTGACTGGATCAAAATACTAAACGTTATATTAAAAGTTGACATCAAATAAATATAAACAGTTTCCTTGAATATAGTTACTTTATAAGATCTTCAACCTTGTTTGAGAGTGCAAAGAGCATTCTAGGCTAATTATGCTCAGCTTGGTTGGTCTTCCACGATCTTTAAATGTGGGTTTATCCATTAATAAAATGTTAAATGGATTTATTAAACCATGATGTAGGCAACGAAACAAGCACACATTGGAATAAAGTAGTTGCACACCAATTCCTTTTTATTTGATGATTAATACCAATTCAAATCACACCATCTATCCATAGTATACCGATACCCTTGGCTATTCTTGTACTTCTCACGAGGGTAGagagggaaaaaaaattaaaataaaaaaaagaaaaagaaaaattttggcaACACATCGTGCGTACATGCATCAGGGGACTCAAACTTTCATGTTGTTCCCCTGATTGCTGAGGCACCATGAATGGCTCCTATGTACAGAAGCTGTGTAGCTGAAAGGATTATCAGAAATGCTTCCATGGTTCTCTGCAGAAAGAGAAATGTGTCAAAAATTGCATTACTTTGACGTAAGTAACGTGTCAAAAATTGCATGAATTTGACGTAACAAGTGCAGTTGAATCTTGTAATAAACTTGGAATCAAAACAAGGCCGTCTCTAATTCTTACCAGACGGGCATTCCTGTTATGGAGTTCAATCTCTTTGCAGCCAAACCTGTGCGAATATTGCTACAAGTTAGCGAAAAGATTATGTTATAtaaaattgaagtttgcaagtttAGAAATTGCTTACCCCATGGCGAGAAGAGTGAGACTCCAAGCAATGGTGGCAACCGAGGCAGCAGCTGGCAAGCTATCAGCATTCCAAGAACGGATGTGGTTAATACCAGCTAATGCTGAAGCAACACCAACAACTCCAGCGATCAAAGCAAATGTGACAAAGAATCCGGTGGCAGCATTTCCCATTGGGAAGTATATAGGCGAGAAATGCGCCGGAAGGTCAAATCCAGGTCCTGCAGTGTTGTTCACAGCATCACATTCATGAATAAAAACATTACCAAGATTTTGAAATCTTTCAAGTAACTAGGTATTGATTTACCTATGATGAAACCATGATCAATAGCTCTATTCATAGCCCAACCGCCAATGCCTAAGATTATGACATATATGCAGAAATTCAAGACCAGAAGCAGAGAGGCAACAGGCTTCAGCTGGCTATTGGCCATTATTTTCTGTACTAGAAGATATGATTAATGATGAAAAAGCTGTGGAAAGAGGAAAGAATTAGGAGTTTTTTTCAAGACTAAAAGTGTAATGCAGGAAAGGCTAATTATCAGGTACATGTGTTTTGTGCCAGGGGATGGGTCTTATAAATGGCATTGCATCAAGGAGCGAGCGAGCTTCAGGTTCTTTGCTTGTTAAGGGTGTTGGTTCTAAAGGCTTCTGTGGGGCATAAAGGTGATCATACTTCATTCTCGAGGCAAGCCTCAAGAACCCAGATGCTTGGTTCATTTTAGTTGTTCACGGGGGGAAGTAATATTCTTTACCAGTTGGCAAGGGGCTCAGGGTTCGGTGCCAAATTATGTGGACCCCATTTCATTCTCTTGTTTTCTTTTGAACGAAAGCAAACCAGAATAAATGTCTCCGAAAAACAAAAAGTTCAAGGTGTCGTTGTTAAGTTGGGATATTGCTTTGGTGAATTTATCTCTGCATCATTGATAACATTTTATTCAAACTGCAAACAGGTGCAGA
The Hevea brasiliensis isolate MT/VB/25A 57/8 chromosome 15, ASM3005281v1, whole genome shotgun sequence genome window above contains:
- the LOC110644748 gene encoding membrane protein PM19L, giving the protein MANSQLKPVASLLLVLNFCIYVIILGIGGWAMNRAIDHGFIIGPGFDLPAHFSPIYFPMGNAATGFFVTFALIAGVVGVASALAGINHIRSWNADSLPAAASVATIAWSLTLLAMGFGCKEIELHNRNARLRTMEAFLIILSATQLLYIGAIHGASAIRGTT
- the LOC110644751 gene encoding uncharacterized protein LOC110644751 yields the protein MPSGAKKRKAAKKKKEQQSINNSNNSSSVDNSSPRGNDDPKSQDERESDGGEVGSPASREHNSEQHSFNEENEESEKTDSSSFASECKPVEGVAKDAEGSQKVGVEDDTVVTTERELNREQYMESKEVSVEHVESAKESHDGDDKSSSNSSSDDESRVFDMKWKEEAHNSASGNMEKVFPEEETQVLEIEKSIKEATGNSVADTAHTVVLVTPVVPLSDVAKHVMEGVEVENSEVLCVVEPGLKENEDKLLLESSDVVSSLVPKKNKDSFFSLLDENVGPSTNVVSSTVNGNENKVLTSPGAHSSETSIYAENVNDLGTLNGTVIGNEAKTLTSSGTCTSETSNETNNTKDTRISEYTETQPLVPPAAQVSQRTSWTSCCGLFDVFTGSNR